The Ovis aries strain OAR_USU_Benz2616 breed Rambouillet chromosome 11, ARS-UI_Ramb_v3.0, whole genome shotgun sequence genome window below encodes:
- the PSMC3IP gene encoding homologous-pairing protein 2 homolog isoform X1 — translation MSKGRLEAAAGASGILLKYLQEQNRPYSAQDVFGNLQREHGLGKTAVVKALEQLAQQGKIKEKMYGKQKIYFADQDQFDVVSDADLQGLDAKILALTAKVQSLQQTCRHMEAELKELTSALTTPEMQKEIQELKKECAGYRERLKNIKAATNHVTPEEKEQVYKERQRYHKEWRRRKRMATELSDAILEGYPKSKKQFFVSGACPPLLPWDFDPRWSHSLVSLPHRRKLG, via the exons ATGAGTAAGGGCCGGTTAGAAGCTGCCGCGGGAG CCTCCGGGATCCTGCTGAAGTACCTACAGGAGCAGAACCGGCCCTACAGTGCCCAGGACGTATTCGGGAACCTGCAGCGGGAACATGGGCTGGGCAAGACG GCGGTGGTGAAGGCGCTGGAGCAGCTGGCCCAACAAGGCAAAATCAAAGAGAAGATGTATGGCAAGCAGAAGATATACTTTGCGGACCAG GACCAGTTTGACGTGGTCAGTGATGCTGACCTCCAAGGCCTGgatgccaaaatcttggctctcaCTGCTAAGGTGCAGAGCTTGCAGCAGACCTGCCGCCACATGGAGGCTG AGCTGAAGGAGTTAACTAGTGCCCTGACCACACCGGAGATGCAGAAAGAGATCCAGGAGCTAAAGAAGGAATGTGctggctacagagaaagactgaagaACATCAAAGCAGCCACCAACCACGTGACTCCAGAAGAGAAAGAGCAG GTGTACAAGGAGAGGCAGAGGTACCACAAGGAGTGGAGGCGGCGCAAGAGGATG GCAACAGAGCTGTCTGATGCCATCCTTGAAGGATACCCCAAGAGCAAGAAGCAGTTCTTTGTAAGTGGTGCTTGCCCTCCCTTGCTTCCCTGGGACTTTGATCCAAGGTGGTCTCATTCCCTTGTCTCGCTGCCCCACAGGAGGAAGTTGGGATAG
- the RETREG3 gene encoding reticulophagy regulator 3 isoform X2 yields MIIVCIDQWKNKIWPEIKVPRPDALDNESWGFVHPRLLSVPELCHHVAEVWVSGTIFIRNLLLFKKQNPGKFCLLSCGILTFLAVLGRYIPGLLLSYLILVTVMMWPLAVYHRLWDRVYVRLKPALQRLDFSVRGYMMSKQRERQLRRRALHPERAADNHSDSEEELAAFCPQLDDSTVARELAITDSEHSDAEVSCTDNGTFNLSRGQTPLTEGSEGERNLGPKLILALTVAAQLCRQQGHYPRLSCFPSCGLGGGAASGAWLQPDGTAAPLEVLSRLVASGSKLMGDTAEKGEVLWPVKVTAVYKWSGKADQCQKSRVGNIWLFGADVVGLGHRKARQLPCLRHSSVLPDLDGHSDPEESFARDLPDFPSINVDPAGLDDEDDTSIGMPSLMYRVPPGAEESQGPPASREEAALPELLLGALPAGSNLTSNLASLVSQGMIQLALSGASQPGPSGLPPRRATRGVLRAPSSDLDTDAEGDDFELLDQSELNQLDPASSRSH; encoded by the exons ATGATTATTGTGtgtatagatcaatggaagaacAAAATCTGGCCTGAAATAAAAG TGCCAAGACCCGACGCGTTAGACAATGAGAG CTGGGGTTTTGTGCACCCTCGGTTGCTCAGCGTGCCCGAGCTCTGCCACCACGTAGCTGAAGTCTGGGTTAGTGGGACCATTTTCATAAGGaatcttttgcttttcaaaaagcaaaacccaGGCAAG TTCTGCTTGCTGAGCTGTGGGATACTGACCTTTTTGGCTGTCTTGGGCCGCTACATCCCTGGGCTCCTGCTCTCCTACTTAATTC TTGTCACTGTCATGATGTGGCCCCTCGCTGTGTACCACCGGCTGTGGGACCGAGTGTATGTGCGGCTGAAGCCCGCACTGCAGCGGCTGGACTTCAGCGTTCGTGGCTACATGATGTccaagcagagagagagacaat TGCGTCGCAGAGCTCTCCACCCAGAGCGTGCTGCAGACAACCACAGTGACAGCGAGGAGGAGCTTGCAGCCTTCTGTCCTCAG CTGGATGATTCCACTGTTGCCAGGGAACTGGCCATCACAGACTCCGAGCACTCGGATGCTGAGGTCTCCTGTACAGACAACGGTACATTCAACCTTTCACGGGGCCAAACACCTCTAACAGAAGGCTCTGAAGGTGAGAGGAACCTTGGACCCAAGTTGATACTGGCTCTGACTGTTGCCGCTCAGCTTTGCAGGCAGCAGGGACACTACCCCCGCCTCTCCTGTTTTCCGAGCTGTGGATTAGGTGGCGGAGCAGCTTCAGGGGCATGGCTCCAGCCAGATGGCACTGCTGCTCCCCTGGAAGTCCTCAGTCGCTTAGTGGCCTCAGGATCAAAGCTCATGGGGGACACGGCAGAGAAAGGGGAAGTTCTTTGGCCAGTAAAGGTAACCGCAGTCTATAAGTGGAGCGGGAAGGCTGACCAGTGCCAGAAATCCAGAGTTGGAAACATCTGGTTATTTGGGGCTGACGTGGTGGGGCTGGGGCACAGGAAGGCCAGGCAGTTGCCATGTCTCAGACACTCCTCTGTTCTCCCAGACCTAGATGGTCACAGTGATCCAGAGGAATCCTTCGCCAGAGACCTTCCAGACTTCCCTTCCATTAACGTGGATCCTGCTGGCCTGGATGATGAGGACGATACCAGCATTGGGATGCCCAGCTTGATGTACCGGGTCCCACCGGGGGCCGAGGAGTCTCAGGGCCCTCCTGCCAGCCGGGAAGAGGCCGCACTGCCAGAGCTTTTGCTTGGTGCCCTGCCTGCAGGATCCAACCTTACCAGCAACCTTGCTAGCCTGGTTTCACAGGGCATGATCCAGCTGGCCCTGTCAGGGGCCTCCCAGCCAGGCCCTTCTGGCCTACCTCCCCGGAGAGCCACCAGAGGTGTCCTCAGGGCACCCAGTTCAGACCTGGACACTGACGCTGAGGGGGATGACTTTGAACTTCTGGACCAGTCAGAGCTGAATCAGCTGGACCCTGCCAGTTCTAGGAGCCACTGA
- the PSMC3IP gene encoding homologous-pairing protein 2 homolog isoform X3 codes for MSKGRLEAAAGGNSRGRWETGRRVGRGRLKDPLPALSLRSLRDPAEVPTGAEPALQCPGRIREPAAGTWAGQDGGGEGAGAAGPTRQNQREDVWQAEDILCGPELKELTSALTTPEMQKEIQELKKECAGYRERLKNIKAATNHVTPEEKEQVYKERQRYHKEWRRRKRMATELSDAILEGYPKSKKQFFVSGACPPLLPWDFDPRWSHSLVSLPHRRKLG; via the exons ATGAGTAAGGGCCGGTTAGAAGCTGCCGCGGGAGGTAACAGCCGTGGGCGCTGGGAGACCGGGAGGAGGGTGGGTAGGGGTCGGTTGAAGGACCCGCTTCCTGCCTTGTCTCTCCGTAGCCTCCGGGATCCTGCTGAAGTACCTACAGGAGCAGAACCGGCCCTACAGTGCCCAGGACGTATTCGGGAACCTGCAGCGGGAACATGGGCTGGGCAAGACG GCGGTGGTGAAGGCGCTGGAGCAGCTGGCCCAACAAGGCAAAATCAAAGAGAAGATGTATGGCAAGCAGAAGATATACTTTGCGGACCAG AGCTGAAGGAGTTAACTAGTGCCCTGACCACACCGGAGATGCAGAAAGAGATCCAGGAGCTAAAGAAGGAATGTGctggctacagagaaagactgaagaACATCAAAGCAGCCACCAACCACGTGACTCCAGAAGAGAAAGAGCAG GTGTACAAGGAGAGGCAGAGGTACCACAAGGAGTGGAGGCGGCGCAAGAGGATG GCAACAGAGCTGTCTGATGCCATCCTTGAAGGATACCCCAAGAGCAAGAAGCAGTTCTTTGTAAGTGGTGCTTGCCCTCCCTTGCTTCCCTGGGACTTTGATCCAAGGTGGTCTCATTCCCTTGTCTCGCTGCCCCACAGGAGGAAGTTGGGATAG
- the PSMC3IP gene encoding homologous-pairing protein 2 homolog isoform X2, with protein MSKGRLEAAAGASGILLKYLQEQNRPYSAQDVFGNLQREHGLGKTAVVKALEQLAQQGKIKEKMYGKQKIYFADQDQFDVVSDADLQGLDAKILALTAKVQSLQQTCRHMEAELKELTSALTTPEMQKEIQELKKECAGYRERLKNIKAATNHVTPEEKEQVYKERQRYHKEWRRRKRMATELSDAILEGYPKSKKQFFEEVGIETDEDHNVKLPDP; from the exons ATGAGTAAGGGCCGGTTAGAAGCTGCCGCGGGAG CCTCCGGGATCCTGCTGAAGTACCTACAGGAGCAGAACCGGCCCTACAGTGCCCAGGACGTATTCGGGAACCTGCAGCGGGAACATGGGCTGGGCAAGACG GCGGTGGTGAAGGCGCTGGAGCAGCTGGCCCAACAAGGCAAAATCAAAGAGAAGATGTATGGCAAGCAGAAGATATACTTTGCGGACCAG GACCAGTTTGACGTGGTCAGTGATGCTGACCTCCAAGGCCTGgatgccaaaatcttggctctcaCTGCTAAGGTGCAGAGCTTGCAGCAGACCTGCCGCCACATGGAGGCTG AGCTGAAGGAGTTAACTAGTGCCCTGACCACACCGGAGATGCAGAAAGAGATCCAGGAGCTAAAGAAGGAATGTGctggctacagagaaagactgaagaACATCAAAGCAGCCACCAACCACGTGACTCCAGAAGAGAAAGAGCAG GTGTACAAGGAGAGGCAGAGGTACCACAAGGAGTGGAGGCGGCGCAAGAGGATG GCAACAGAGCTGTCTGATGCCATCCTTGAAGGATACCCCAAGAGCAAGAAGCAGTTCTTT GAGGAAGTTGGGATAGAGACGGATGAGGATCACAACGTCAAGCTCCCAGATCCCTGA
- the RETREG3 gene encoding reticulophagy regulator 3 isoform X4, with translation MMWPLAVYHRLWDRVYVRLKPALQRLDFSVRGYMMSKQRERQLRRRALHPERAADNHSDSEEELAAFCPQLDDSTVARELAITDSEHSDAEVSCTDNGTFNLSRGQTPLTEGSEGERNLGPKLILALTVAAQLCRQQGHYPRLSCFPSCGLGGGAASGAWLQPDGTAAPLEVLSRLVASGSKLMGDTAEKGEVLWPVKVTAVYKWSGKADQCQKSRVGNIWLFGADVVGLGHRKARQLPCLRHSSVLPDLDGHSDPEESFARDLPDFPSINVDPAGLDDEDDTSIGMPSLMYRVPPGAEESQGPPASREEAALPELLLGALPAGSNLTSNLASLVSQGMIQLALSGASQPGPSGLPPRRATRGVLRAPSSDLDTDAEGDDFELLDQSELNQLDPASSRSH, from the exons ATGATGTGGCCCCTCGCTGTGTACCACCGGCTGTGGGACCGAGTGTATGTGCGGCTGAAGCCCGCACTGCAGCGGCTGGACTTCAGCGTTCGTGGCTACATGATGTccaagcagagagagagacaat TGCGTCGCAGAGCTCTCCACCCAGAGCGTGCTGCAGACAACCACAGTGACAGCGAGGAGGAGCTTGCAGCCTTCTGTCCTCAG CTGGATGATTCCACTGTTGCCAGGGAACTGGCCATCACAGACTCCGAGCACTCGGATGCTGAGGTCTCCTGTACAGACAACGGTACATTCAACCTTTCACGGGGCCAAACACCTCTAACAGAAGGCTCTGAAGGTGAGAGGAACCTTGGACCCAAGTTGATACTGGCTCTGACTGTTGCCGCTCAGCTTTGCAGGCAGCAGGGACACTACCCCCGCCTCTCCTGTTTTCCGAGCTGTGGATTAGGTGGCGGAGCAGCTTCAGGGGCATGGCTCCAGCCAGATGGCACTGCTGCTCCCCTGGAAGTCCTCAGTCGCTTAGTGGCCTCAGGATCAAAGCTCATGGGGGACACGGCAGAGAAAGGGGAAGTTCTTTGGCCAGTAAAGGTAACCGCAGTCTATAAGTGGAGCGGGAAGGCTGACCAGTGCCAGAAATCCAGAGTTGGAAACATCTGGTTATTTGGGGCTGACGTGGTGGGGCTGGGGCACAGGAAGGCCAGGCAGTTGCCATGTCTCAGACACTCCTCTGTTCTCCCAGACCTAGATGGTCACAGTGATCCAGAGGAATCCTTCGCCAGAGACCTTCCAGACTTCCCTTCCATTAACGTGGATCCTGCTGGCCTGGATGATGAGGACGATACCAGCATTGGGATGCCCAGCTTGATGTACCGGGTCCCACCGGGGGCCGAGGAGTCTCAGGGCCCTCCTGCCAGCCGGGAAGAGGCCGCACTGCCAGAGCTTTTGCTTGGTGCCCTGCCTGCAGGATCCAACCTTACCAGCAACCTTGCTAGCCTGGTTTCACAGGGCATGATCCAGCTGGCCCTGTCAGGGGCCTCCCAGCCAGGCCCTTCTGGCCTACCTCCCCGGAGAGCCACCAGAGGTGTCCTCAGGGCACCCAGTTCAGACCTGGACACTGACGCTGAGGGGGATGACTTTGAACTTCTGGACCAGTCAGAGCTGAATCAGCTGGACCCTGCCAGTTCTAGGAGCCACTGA